A genomic window from Streptomyces mirabilis includes:
- the murC gene encoding UDP-N-acetylmuramate--L-alanine ligase → MAPGLPTAMDRPHFIGIGGAGMSGIAKILAQRGAKVAGSDAKESATAEALRALGATVHIGHAADHLASDATCVVVSSAIRADNPELARAAELGIPVVHRSDALARLMDGLRPIAVAGTHGKTTTTSMLAVSLSTLGLNPSYAIGGDLDAPGSNALHGDGEIFVAEADESDRSFHKYAPEVAIVLNVELDHHANYASIDEIYESFETFAAKIVPGGTLVISADHEGARELTRRLPADVRVVTYGDAPDADVRVLSVIPRGLKSEVTVLLDGTELTFAVSVPGRHYAHNAVAALAAGAALGIPAAELAPAIASYTGVKRRLQLKGEEAGVQVVDSYAHHPTEMTADLEAMRAGAEGRILVVFQPHLFSRTQELAKEMGESLALADASIVLDIYPAREDPIPGVTSELIIEAARAAGADVTPVHDKAQVPSVVAGMAKPGDLVLTMGAGDVTDLGPEILTRLSK, encoded by the coding sequence ATGGCACCCGGCCTTCCTACCGCCATGGACCGACCGCACTTCATCGGCATCGGCGGCGCCGGGATGTCGGGCATCGCCAAGATTCTGGCGCAGCGCGGGGCGAAGGTCGCGGGCAGCGACGCGAAGGAGTCCGCCACCGCCGAGGCACTGCGGGCGCTGGGCGCGACCGTGCACATCGGCCACGCGGCCGACCACCTGGCCTCCGACGCCACCTGTGTGGTGGTGTCCTCGGCGATCCGCGCGGACAACCCGGAGCTGGCCCGCGCCGCCGAGCTCGGCATCCCGGTGGTCCACCGCTCGGACGCCCTCGCCCGGCTGATGGACGGCCTGCGCCCGATCGCGGTCGCGGGCACGCACGGCAAGACCACGACCACGTCGATGCTCGCCGTGTCCCTCTCGACGCTGGGGCTGAACCCCTCGTACGCGATCGGCGGCGACCTGGACGCCCCCGGCTCGAACGCCCTGCACGGCGACGGCGAGATCTTCGTCGCCGAGGCCGACGAATCGGACCGCAGCTTCCACAAGTACGCCCCCGAGGTCGCGATCGTCCTCAACGTCGAGCTCGACCACCACGCCAACTACGCCTCCATCGACGAGATCTACGAGTCCTTCGAGACCTTCGCCGCCAAGATCGTGCCGGGCGGCACGCTGGTGATCTCCGCGGACCACGAGGGCGCGCGCGAACTGACCCGGCGCCTGCCGGCGGACGTACGGGTGGTGACGTACGGCGACGCGCCGGACGCGGACGTACGGGTCCTGTCCGTGATCCCCCGGGGCCTGAAGAGCGAGGTGACGGTGCTCCTCGACGGCACGGAGCTGACCTTCGCCGTCTCCGTCCCCGGCCGCCACTACGCGCACAACGCGGTGGCCGCGCTGGCGGCGGGCGCGGCGCTGGGCATTCCGGCCGCGGAGCTGGCCCCCGCGATCGCCTCCTACACGGGCGTGAAGCGCCGTCTGCAGCTGAAGGGCGAGGAGGCGGGCGTCCAGGTCGTCGACTCCTACGCGCACCACCCGACCGAGATGACGGCCGACCTGGAGGCCATGCGCGCGGGTGCCGAGGGCCGCATCCTGGTGGTCTTCCAGCCGCACCTGTTCTCCCGCACCCAGGAGCTGGCCAAGGAGATGGGCGAGTCCCTGGCCCTGGCCGACGCCTCGATCGTGCTGGACATCTACCCGGCCCGCGAGGACCCGATCCCGGGCGTCACCAGCGAGCTGATCATCGAGGCGGCGCGGGCGGCGGGCGCCGACGTGACACCGGTCCACGACAAGGCGCAGGTGCCCTCGGTCGTCGCGGGAATGGCGAAGCCCGGTGATCTCGTTCTCACCATGGGCGCGGGAGACGTGACGGATCTCGGTCCCGAGATCCTGACCCGCCTGTCGAAGTAG
- a CDS encoding NADPH-dependent F420 reductase: MRYAVLGTGIVGRTIAAKLASLGHEVVIGTRDPEATLARIEPDGYGNPPLAHWLAAHEQVRLEILADAAAWGETVVNATAGAGSLQALVGAGAQNLAGKVLIDIANPLDFSHGMPPSLNPVNTDSLGEQIQRTFPEAKVVKTLNTMNCQIMVEPSLVAGEHTVFVSGDDTGAKQAVTELLVSFGWPEGSAIDLGGINTARGTEMLLPIWLRLWGTIGHADFNFHIAGARAGA, translated from the coding sequence ATGCGTTACGCAGTTCTCGGCACCGGCATCGTCGGCCGGACGATCGCCGCCAAGCTGGCTTCCCTCGGCCACGAGGTCGTCATCGGCACCCGTGACCCCGAGGCCACCCTCGCCCGCATCGAGCCCGACGGTTACGGCAACCCGCCGCTCGCCCACTGGCTGGCCGCGCATGAGCAGGTACGCCTTGAGATCCTTGCCGACGCGGCGGCCTGGGGCGAGACGGTCGTCAACGCCACCGCGGGCGCCGGCAGCCTGCAGGCCCTCGTAGGCGCGGGCGCACAGAACCTGGCGGGAAAGGTGCTCATCGACATCGCCAACCCGCTCGACTTCTCCCACGGGATGCCTCCGTCGCTGAACCCGGTCAACACCGACAGCCTCGGCGAGCAGATCCAGCGCACGTTCCCGGAGGCGAAGGTCGTCAAGACCCTCAACACCATGAACTGCCAGATCATGGTCGAACCGTCCCTGGTGGCCGGTGAGCACACCGTGTTCGTGTCCGGCGACGACACCGGCGCCAAGCAGGCCGTCACCGAGCTGCTGGTCTCCTTCGGCTGGCCCGAGGGAAGTGCCATCGACCTGGGTGGCATCAACACCGCCCGCGGCACTGAGATGCTGCTGCCGATCTGGCTGCGTCTGTGGGGCACGATCGGCCACGCGGACTTCAATTTCCACATTGCGGGCGCCCGCGCCGGCGCCTGA
- a CDS encoding immunity protein TriTu family protein, whose product MNEPLPDVLKARVDEARPRLEESGFTLEVIASPERTEKKSFGVYMEREGRGVYLTVWDSGEVQVSAIDYDVDTYPSEKYLSDAHADRLGAEFEKLVDWLSGSSGQS is encoded by the coding sequence ATGAACGAACCCTTGCCTGACGTGCTCAAGGCTCGAGTCGATGAGGCACGTCCGCGGCTTGAAGAATCGGGATTCACGCTTGAGGTGATCGCCTCTCCGGAGCGCACAGAAAAGAAATCCTTCGGTGTCTATATGGAGAGAGAGGGAAGAGGGGTCTACCTGACGGTCTGGGATTCGGGCGAGGTTCAGGTGTCGGCCATTGACTATGACGTCGACACGTATCCCAGTGAGAAGTACTTGTCCGACGCGCACGCGGACCGGTTGGGCGCAGAGTTCGAGAAGCTGGTCGATTGGCTCTCTGGGAGCAGCGGCCAGAGCTGA
- a CDS encoding RHS repeat-associated core domain-containing protein, whose amino-acid sequence MPGVDLMGRLTDTTDPDKGAGHNEYDDRSQLTSTKDARGTVLASVYDGLGRKTELRDTSSTGTLRAKWVYDTISGAKGHLASSSRYSGTQEYKKSVVAYDRLYRPLRTSVTIPSTEGALQGTYLSTTTYNASGTVQGVGYPKAGDLAANTAAYTYEDGTLRPIKVSGPLNLTATAAYSPVGKPLQYSLTANGGKTTYETNTYQWGTQRLATSRVDRQDVSGVDQYNTYSYDEAGNVQSVTDTSRSGTDNQCFSYDYLGRVTEAWAQSTTGCATTPTTGVLGGPAPYWTSYTYDKVGNRLSETQHATTSGASDTQRSYHYPDPGAVRPHTLGTVDTTTGTVKSTDSFGYDVAGNTHTRLLGNGTSQTLDWDAEGHLAKVTQPVEGGSDKVTEYLYDADGNRLIGRTPTETTLYLGATEVTLATGATTAKGTRYFDLGGGHQAVQANDGTISFTLADHHGTAQLSVNADTQALTQRRSLPFGGLRGTVPNTWTGTKGFVGGTTDTATGLTHLGAREYDPATGRFLSVDPVFTATDPQQMNGYTYANNNPLTYSDPAGTEIGSKPNSCQYDVKYCSKHQQQEVGYDARTGTSDYHRGNIYKRSHAAKKHWVGTNTPVTNNVDKLQNYWASSMDGEFTDDFWYNPVYESSTAGSACYGREGCRQAYLYVLHAGDGADAEKAKEIAATYCVYNADECNEKAAAVARGNVIRDTVATALLAYLGGAGGSAKPCNSFVPGTEVLMADGTTKPIQDVKTGDKVLATDPKTGRTTVKTVTAEITGKGLKHLVRITLSIEVDGKKLTASVTATGGHRFWVPELGEWVEATALAVGEQLHASTRVVVRITAVQRWTQQATVHNLTVADIHTYYVVAGQIPVLVHNDSCTVGRWMSQDEFQAMRDTGKVQAGSGGTSTYVARPANSDAYRKQAAPGSVYAEFDVPCSCLKPAGEPGWAQIPGPEHPIYSKLNAKRGLPPPEMPSFENLRIVDRK is encoded by the coding sequence GTGCCTGGAGTCGACCTGATGGGCCGGCTCACCGACACCACCGACCCCGACAAGGGCGCAGGCCACAACGAGTACGACGACCGCTCCCAGCTGACCAGCACCAAGGACGCCCGCGGCACGGTCCTCGCCTCCGTCTACGACGGGCTGGGCCGCAAGACCGAGTTGCGCGACACCTCCTCGACCGGCACGCTGCGCGCCAAGTGGGTCTACGACACGATCAGTGGCGCCAAGGGCCACCTCGCGTCCAGCTCGCGTTACAGCGGCACCCAGGAGTACAAGAAGAGCGTCGTCGCCTACGACCGGCTGTACCGGCCGCTGCGCACCTCGGTGACGATCCCGTCGACCGAGGGCGCGCTGCAGGGCACCTACCTGTCGACGACCACCTACAACGCATCCGGCACGGTGCAGGGCGTCGGCTACCCCAAGGCCGGCGACCTGGCCGCCAACACCGCGGCCTACACCTACGAGGACGGCACCCTGCGGCCCATCAAGGTCAGCGGGCCGCTGAACCTGACCGCGACCGCCGCCTACAGTCCCGTCGGAAAGCCGCTGCAGTACTCGCTGACCGCGAACGGCGGCAAGACCACGTACGAGACCAACACCTACCAGTGGGGCACCCAGCGGCTGGCCACCTCACGGGTAGACCGCCAGGACGTCTCGGGCGTCGACCAGTACAACACCTACTCCTACGACGAGGCGGGCAACGTCCAGTCCGTCACCGACACCTCCCGCTCCGGCACCGACAACCAGTGCTTCAGCTACGACTACCTCGGCCGGGTGACCGAGGCCTGGGCCCAGTCGACCACCGGCTGCGCCACCACACCCACCACCGGTGTGCTGGGCGGCCCGGCCCCGTACTGGACCTCCTACACCTACGACAAGGTCGGCAACCGGCTCAGCGAGACCCAGCACGCCACCACGAGCGGCGCCTCGGACACCCAGCGGAGCTACCACTACCCCGATCCGGGCGCGGTCCGGCCCCACACGCTGGGCACGGTGGACACCACCACCGGAACGGTGAAGTCCACCGACAGCTTCGGCTATGACGTCGCGGGCAACACCCACACCCGTCTGCTGGGCAACGGCACCTCCCAGACCCTGGACTGGGACGCCGAGGGCCATCTCGCCAAGGTAACCCAGCCGGTGGAGGGCGGCAGCGACAAGGTCACCGAGTACCTGTACGACGCCGACGGCAACCGTCTGATCGGCCGCACCCCGACCGAGACCACGCTCTACCTGGGCGCCACGGAGGTCACCCTGGCGACGGGCGCCACGACGGCCAAGGGCACCCGCTACTTCGACCTCGGCGGCGGCCACCAGGCCGTCCAGGCCAACGACGGCACCATCTCCTTCACCCTGGCCGACCACCACGGCACGGCCCAGCTATCCGTCAACGCCGACACGCAGGCGCTGACCCAGCGCCGAAGCCTGCCGTTCGGCGGACTGCGCGGCACCGTGCCGAATACCTGGACCGGCACCAAGGGCTTCGTCGGCGGCACCACCGACACCGCCACCGGCCTCACCCACCTCGGCGCCCGCGAGTACGACCCCGCCACCGGTCGCTTCCTGTCGGTCGACCCCGTCTTCACGGCCACCGATCCGCAGCAGATGAACGGCTACACCTACGCCAACAACAACCCGCTGACCTACTCCGACCCGGCGGGCACGGAGATCGGCTCCAAGCCCAACTCCTGCCAGTACGACGTCAAGTACTGCAGCAAGCACCAGCAGCAGGAAGTCGGCTACGACGCCAGGACCGGCACGTCCGACTACCACCGCGGCAACATCTACAAGCGCTCCCACGCGGCGAAGAAGCACTGGGTAGGCACGAACACCCCCGTCACGAATAACGTCGACAAGCTGCAGAACTACTGGGCCAGTTCGATGGACGGGGAGTTCACGGACGACTTCTGGTACAACCCGGTCTACGAGTCGTCCACGGCGGGCTCCGCCTGCTACGGCCGCGAGGGATGCCGCCAGGCCTATCTCTACGTGCTGCACGCGGGCGACGGCGCCGACGCCGAGAAGGCGAAGGAGATCGCGGCCACCTACTGCGTCTACAACGCCGACGAATGCAACGAGAAGGCCGCGGCCGTCGCGCGCGGAAACGTCATCCGGGACACCGTCGCCACCGCACTGCTGGCGTATCTGGGCGGGGCCGGCGGCAGTGCGAAACCCTGCAACAGCTTCGTCCCGGGCACCGAAGTCCTCATGGCCGACGGCACCACCAAGCCCATCCAGGACGTAAAGACCGGGGACAAGGTCCTGGCCACGGACCCGAAGACCGGCCGCACCACGGTCAAGACGGTCACCGCCGAGATCACCGGCAAGGGTCTGAAGCACTTGGTCAGGATCACCCTGTCCATCGAAGTCGACGGCAAGAAGTTGACCGCGTCGGTCACCGCGACGGGCGGACACCGGTTCTGGGTCCCAGAGCTCGGCGAATGGGTCGAGGCCACCGCCCTGGCCGTCGGCGAACAACTCCACGCGTCCACCAGGGTCGTGGTCCGGATCACTGCGGTCCAGCGATGGACCCAACAGGCCACGGTGCACAACCTCACCGTCGCCGACATCCACACGTACTATGTGGTTGCGGGGCAGATTCCTGTACTCGTCCACAACGACAGCTGCACCGTTGGTCGATGGATGTCGCAGGATGAGTTTCAAGCGATGCGCGATACCGGCAAGGTGCAGGCGGGAAGCGGCGGCACCTCGACGTATGTGGCGAGGCCGGCCAACTCCGATGCCTATCGGAAGCAGGCTGCGCCGGGGTCCGTCTACGCTGAGTTCGATGTGCCGTGTTCTTGCCTGAAGCCTGCCGGTGAACCCGGGTGGGCCCAGATACCAGGCCCGGAGCATCCGATCTACTCGAAGCTAAATGCCAAGCGTGGCCTTCCGCCGCCAGAGATGCCGTCATTCGAGAACCTTAGGATTGTCGACCGAAAATGA
- the msrB gene encoding peptide-methionine (R)-S-oxide reductase MsrB, translating to MSYDIEKPDEQWRAELTPAEYTVLRKAGTEPAFTGEYTDTKAKGVYSCRACGAELFTSNEKFESHCGWPSFFDARNSDAVELVSDRSHGMVRTEVRCAKCGSHLGHLFEGEGYSTPTDQRYCINSISLRLTPEEG from the coding sequence ATGTCGTACGACATCGAAAAGCCGGACGAGCAGTGGCGCGCGGAGCTGACCCCGGCCGAGTACACCGTCCTGCGGAAGGCGGGCACCGAGCCCGCCTTCACGGGCGAGTACACCGACACCAAGGCCAAGGGTGTCTACTCCTGCCGCGCGTGCGGCGCCGAACTCTTCACCTCGAACGAGAAGTTCGAGTCCCACTGCGGCTGGCCGAGCTTCTTTGATGCACGCAACTCGGATGCGGTGGAACTTGTGTCCGACCGTTCACACGGGATGGTGCGGACCGAGGTCCGCTGCGCGAAGTGCGGCTCCCACTTGGGGCATCTCTTCGAGGGTGAGGGGTACAGCACTCCGACCGATCAGCGGTACTGCATCAACTCGATCTCGTTGCGGCTGACGCCTGAGGAGGGCTGA
- a CDS encoding indole-3-glycerol phosphate synthase, with protein sequence MFTSVLMIEKALTSADVEFVTTLHGDEVVAFHVLLQPRGDQADRLLRAIDDVALGELDEAAHERETPEGADAAGQGQQALDVSLVALRSAGSEAEGRLIENHPLDALKELVDEIDADEVIVLTDPHYVEEFFHRDWASRARHKVGVPVLKLFSHSKV encoded by the coding sequence GTGTTCACAAGCGTATTGATGATCGAGAAGGCCCTGACGTCCGCCGACGTGGAGTTCGTCACCACCTTGCACGGTGACGAGGTGGTCGCCTTCCATGTGCTGCTCCAGCCGCGGGGCGACCAGGCGGACCGGCTGCTGCGGGCCATCGACGACGTCGCGCTCGGGGAGCTGGACGAGGCGGCCCACGAGCGTGAGACGCCGGAGGGCGCGGACGCGGCCGGTCAGGGGCAGCAGGCCCTCGACGTGTCGCTGGTGGCGCTGCGCTCGGCCGGCAGCGAGGCCGAGGGGAGGCTCATCGAGAACCACCCGCTCGACGCGCTCAAGGAGCTGGTCGACGAGATCGACGCGGACGAGGTCATCGTGCTGACCGACCCGCACTACGTGGAGGAGTTCTTCCACCGTGACTGGGCCTCGCGGGCCCGTCACAAGGTCGGCGTGCCGGTGCTGAAGCTGTTCTCGCACAGCAAGGTGTAG
- the zapE gene encoding cell division protein ZapE, whose translation MSSSSAASGFEPIPEAAPTSLCAREPHVPADRLVAEMVPPPRFDSVRFETYIPDPNQPSQTEAVQVLAGFAAGLGGAHALGGGKRGFFGFGKAKAPKTPAGPRGVYLDGGYGVGKTHLLASLWHATPAEPALKAFGTFVELTNLVGALGFQKTVQTLSGHRLLCIDEFELDDPGDTVLVSTLLGKLVDAGVALAATSNTLPGKLGEGRFAAADFLREIQGLSAHFRPLRIDGEDYRHRGLPEAPAPFSDEQVTKAAYATDGASLDDFPHLLDHLARVHPSRYGALTDDLKAVCLTDVQPVPDQSTALRLVVLADRLYDREVPVLASGMPFDQLFSEEMLNGGYRKKYFRAISRLTALARDAKGLVEA comes from the coding sequence GTGTCGTCCTCCTCCGCCGCTTCCGGGTTCGAACCGATACCCGAAGCAGCCCCCACGTCCCTGTGCGCCCGCGAGCCGCACGTCCCCGCGGACCGGCTGGTCGCCGAGATGGTGCCGCCGCCGCGCTTCGACTCCGTGCGCTTCGAAACGTACATTCCGGACCCGAACCAGCCGAGCCAGACCGAGGCCGTACAGGTCCTCGCCGGCTTCGCGGCCGGTCTCGGCGGGGCGCACGCGCTCGGCGGCGGCAAGCGGGGCTTCTTCGGCTTCGGCAAGGCCAAGGCTCCGAAGACCCCGGCCGGCCCCCGCGGTGTGTACCTGGACGGCGGCTACGGCGTCGGCAAGACCCACCTGCTCGCCTCCCTGTGGCACGCCACCCCGGCCGAGCCCGCGCTCAAGGCCTTCGGCACCTTCGTGGAGCTGACGAACCTGGTCGGCGCGCTCGGCTTCCAGAAGACCGTGCAGACGCTCTCCGGGCACCGCCTCCTGTGCATCGACGAGTTCGAACTCGACGACCCGGGCGACACCGTCCTCGTCTCCACCCTGCTCGGCAAGCTGGTCGACGCGGGGGTCGCGCTCGCGGCCACCTCGAACACCCTGCCGGGCAAGCTCGGCGAGGGCCGGTTCGCGGCCGCCGACTTCCTGCGCGAGATCCAGGGGCTGTCCGCACACTTCCGGCCGCTGCGCATCGACGGCGAGGACTACCGCCACCGCGGGCTGCCCGAGGCCCCGGCGCCGTTCTCCGACGAGCAGGTCACGAAGGCCGCGTACGCCACGGACGGGGCCTCCCTCGACGACTTCCCGCATCTGCTCGACCACCTCGCGCGCGTGCACCCCAGCCGCTACGGCGCCCTGACCGACGACCTGAAGGCCGTCTGCCTCACCGACGTCCAGCCGGTGCCCGACCAGTCGACGGCGCTGCGGCTCGTGGTGCTCGCCGACCGGCTGTACGACCGCGAGGTGCCCGTCCTCGCCTCCGGGATGCCCTTCGACCAGCTCTTCAGCGAGGAGATGCTGAACGGCGGCTACCGGAAGAAGTACTTCCGCGCGATCTCCCGGCTCACCGCGCTGGCCCGCGACGCCAAGGGGCTCGTCGAGGCGTAG
- a CDS encoding TetR/AcrR family transcriptional regulator: MEKTDPEGCRSTAGRPRCPGKEAAILDAALTLLTEQGFTRMTLDQVARAAGVSKATIHLRFKTKAELATAALRTLRPCSAPPQTGNIRADLVAWLADFADTLTRTHGMALIGTCLAEDAHTPELLELFREHAVQPRRTAVRRLLEQARSLGEVAADADPEVLTSALLGAFFADHLAALATTADWAERTVAAVLAPGTST, from the coding sequence GTGGAGAAGACGGATCCGGAGGGCTGTCGCAGCACCGCGGGCAGGCCGCGCTGTCCGGGCAAGGAGGCCGCGATCCTGGACGCGGCGCTGACACTGCTCACCGAGCAGGGCTTCACCCGGATGACCCTGGACCAGGTGGCACGGGCCGCCGGGGTCAGCAAGGCCACCATCCACCTGCGCTTCAAGACCAAGGCCGAGCTGGCCACCGCCGCACTGAGGACCCTGCGCCCCTGCTCCGCGCCACCGCAGACCGGGAACATACGCGCCGACCTCGTCGCCTGGCTCGCCGATTTCGCCGACACCCTGACCCGAACACACGGCATGGCCCTGATCGGCACATGCCTCGCCGAAGATGCCCACACTCCCGAATTGCTGGAGCTCTTCCGCGAGCATGCCGTACAGCCGCGCCGCACCGCGGTCCGGCGCCTGCTCGAGCAGGCCCGCTCACTGGGCGAAGTCGCCGCCGACGCCGACCCAGAGGTGCTGACCTCGGCCCTGCTGGGCGCATTCTTCGCCGACCACCTCGCCGCACTCGCCACCACAGCGGACTGGGCGGAGCGCACCGTTGCTGCCGTACTCGCCCCAGGGACATCCACCTAG
- a CDS encoding Imm32 family immunity protein, which translates to MVKVLRGDSTGELELSGTRSELLALGQKLRNGQGEILLEKVSDPFPYSRSLWRMTFRQVSGKITISSFGDSESMDVQGGPESFSLFAENIEGFAVEADQDDHLHVDYFPEHDYLAEGSGSVVVAIDGDVIPTS; encoded by the coding sequence ATGGTGAAGGTCTTGCGCGGTGATTCGACCGGGGAGCTGGAGCTCTCCGGAACCCGCTCCGAACTGCTGGCCCTGGGGCAAAAGTTGCGGAACGGGCAGGGAGAGATTCTCTTGGAGAAGGTCTCCGATCCGTTCCCGTACAGCAGGTCATTGTGGCGGATGACATTCCGGCAAGTGAGCGGAAAGATCACGATCTCGTCATTCGGAGACAGCGAATCCATGGATGTGCAGGGCGGCCCAGAGTCCTTTTCGCTCTTCGCCGAAAACATCGAAGGCTTCGCTGTGGAGGCGGATCAGGACGACCATCTTCACGTGGACTACTTTCCGGAACACGACTATTTGGCCGAGGGGTCGGGGTCTGTGGTCGTCGCCATCGACGGCGATGTGATCCCGACGTCCTGA
- a CDS encoding pyrimidine reductase family protein yields MRRLFPVTYETAAQATAGAPDAPGAAVAAVTDATDREWELLELAEAYAYPELRSAGVREPWLRANMVSTLDGAAQHDGKSQGISSAADMRIFGVLRALADVVVVGAETVRREGYRPARARAEFAGSREAAGQGPAPVIAVVTASLDLDFSLPLFTSPLVPTLVLTGAAAAPDRVAAAEKAGAEVVIAGDGMGVDPVRAVRALAERGMTRLLTEGGPRLLGQMVAAGVLDELCLTLSPTLTAGDAQRIAGGPAMAVPERLELASLLEEAGFLFARYRRP; encoded by the coding sequence ATGCGACGCCTGTTCCCTGTGACCTACGAAACAGCAGCCCAGGCCACCGCCGGGGCCCCAGATGCCCCTGGTGCGGCTGTGGCGGCCGTGACGGATGCGACGGACCGTGAGTGGGAACTGCTGGAGCTGGCGGAGGCTTACGCCTACCCCGAGCTCCGCTCCGCCGGTGTCCGGGAGCCCTGGCTGCGGGCCAACATGGTCTCCACGCTCGACGGCGCCGCCCAGCACGACGGGAAGTCCCAGGGCATCTCCAGCGCCGCCGACATGCGGATCTTCGGGGTGCTGCGGGCTCTCGCGGACGTCGTGGTCGTCGGCGCGGAAACGGTACGCCGGGAGGGTTACCGTCCGGCACGCGCGCGTGCGGAGTTCGCGGGGTCCCGGGAGGCGGCCGGACAGGGCCCTGCGCCCGTGATCGCCGTCGTCACCGCGAGCCTCGACCTGGACTTCTCGCTGCCCCTGTTCACCTCGCCCCTGGTGCCCACGCTCGTCCTGACGGGCGCCGCGGCGGCCCCGGACCGCGTGGCGGCGGCCGAGAAGGCGGGCGCCGAGGTGGTGATCGCCGGGGACGGGATGGGCGTGGACCCGGTACGGGCCGTACGTGCCCTCGCCGAGCGCGGCATGACCCGGCTGCTGACGGAGGGCGGCCCGCGGCTGTTGGGCCAGATGGTCGCGGCGGGTGTCCTCGACGAACTGTGCCTGACCCTTTCCCCGACGCTCACGGCGGGAGACGCGCAGCGGATCGCCGGGGGGCCCGCGATGGCGGTTCCCGAGCGGCTCGAACTGGCGTCCCTCCTGGAGGAGGCCGGATTCCTCTTCGCCCGATACCGTCGGCCCTGA
- a CDS encoding TetR/AcrR family transcriptional regulator, which yields MSESETKGAGRPRSAEKDAAILRAALELLASHGYTRMSLSQVAAAAQVSKSTIHLRWKTKADLVTAALADLRMAEAPPLSGDTREDLVAILEDFAATVTRVRGMALIGTCLAEEAHTPELLTLLRERTVLPRRSLLRQVLEQARDRGEIRLGADLDASVSALLGPFYADYMAGRGGHMGWAADAVDLVLVGLRPSGS from the coding sequence ATGAGTGAAAGCGAGACGAAGGGTGCCGGACGGCCACGCTCGGCAGAAAAGGACGCCGCCATCCTGCGCGCGGCCTTGGAACTGCTGGCCTCTCATGGCTACACGCGGATGAGCCTCAGCCAGGTCGCCGCCGCAGCCCAGGTCAGCAAGTCCACTATCCATCTGCGCTGGAAGACCAAGGCCGACCTGGTGACCGCGGCACTCGCGGACCTGCGCATGGCCGAGGCCCCGCCGCTGAGTGGGGACACGCGAGAGGACCTGGTGGCCATTCTCGAGGACTTCGCCGCGACCGTGACGCGCGTACGTGGCATGGCCCTCATCGGCACCTGCCTTGCCGAAGAGGCCCACACCCCCGAACTCCTGACCCTGCTGCGCGAACGAACCGTCCTGCCCCGCCGCAGCCTGCTGCGGCAGGTGCTCGAACAGGCCCGCGACCGCGGCGAGATCCGTCTCGGGGCCGATCTGGATGCGTCCGTCTCCGCCCTCCTGGGCCCGTTCTACGCGGACTACATGGCGGGCCGCGGCGGTCACATGGGCTGGGCGGCGGACGCAGTGGACCTTGTTCTCGTCGGCCTGCGCCCGAGCGGCTCTTGA